The Physeter macrocephalus isolate SW-GA chromosome 13, ASM283717v5, whole genome shotgun sequence genome window below encodes:
- the ZER1 gene encoding protein zer-1 homolog isoform X3, translating to MASDTPESLMALCTDFCLRNLDGTLGYLLDKETLRLHPDIFLPSEICDRLVNEYVELVNAACNFEPHESFFSLFSDPRSTRLTRIHLREDLVQDQDLEAIRKQDLVELYLTNCEKLSAKSLQTLRSFSHTLVSLSLFGCANIFYEEENPGGCEDECLVNPTCQVLVKDFTFEGFSRLRFLNLGRMIDGVPVESLLRPLNSLAALDLSGIQTSDAAFLTQWKDSLVSLVLYNMDLSDDHIRVIVQLHKLRHLDISRDRLSSYYKFKLTRKVLSLFVQKLGNLMSLDISGHMILENCSISKMDEDAGQTSIEPSKSSIMPFRALKRPLQFLGLFETSLCRLTHIPAYKVSGDKNEEQVLNAIEAYTEHRPEITSRAINLLFDIARIERCNQLLRALKLVITALKCHKYDKNIQVTGSAALFYLTNSEYRSEQSIKLRRQVIQVVLNGMESYQEVTVQRNCCLTLCNFSIPEELEFQYRRVNELLLSILNPTRQDESIQRIAVHLCNALVCQTMLKLIQKKLLDKICDQVMEFSWSALWNITDETPDNCEMFLNFNGMKLFLDCLKEFPEKQELHRNMLGLLGNVAEVKELRPQLMTSQFISVFSNLLESKADGIEVSYNACGVLSHIMFDGPEAWGICEPQREEVEERMWAAIQSWDINSRRNINYRSFEPILRLLPQGISPVSQHWATWALYNLVSVYPDKYCPLLIKEGGMPLLRDMIKMATARQETKEMARKVIEHCSNFKEENMDTSR from the exons ATGGCGTCAGACACCCCTGAGTCCCTGATGGCCCTCTGCACTGACTTCTGCCTGCGCAACCTGGATGGCACCTTGGGCTACCTGCTGGACAAGGAGACTCTGCGGCTCCATCCAGACATCTTCCTGCCCAGCGAGATCTGTGACCGGCTCGTCAACGA gtATGTGGAGCTGGTCAATGCCGCCTGCAACTTTGAGCCGCACGAGAGCTTCTTCAGCCTCTTCTCGGACCCCCGCAGCACCCGCCTCACCCGAATCCACCTCCGCGAGGACCTGGTGCAGGACCAGGACCTGGAAGCCATACGCAAGCAG GACCTGGTGGAGCTGTACCTGACCAACTGCGAGAAGCTGTCCGCCAAGAGCCTGCAGACGCTGAGGAGTTTCAGCCACACCCTGGTGTCCCTGAGCCTGTTCGGCTGCGCGAACATCTTCTACGAGGAGGAGAACCCGGGGGGCTGTGAGGACGAGTGCCTTGTCAACCCCACCTGTCAGGTGCTGGTCAAGGACTTCACCTTCGAGGGCTTTAGCCGCCTGCGCTTCCTCAACCTGGGCCGCATGATCGATGGGGTCCCCGTGGAGTCCCTGCTGCGGCCGCTTAACTCGCTGGCCGCCTTGGACCTCTCGGGCATCCAGACGAGCGACGCGGCCTTCCTAACCCAGTGGAAAGACAGCCTGGTGTCCCTTGTGCTCTACAACATGGACCTGTCGGACGACCACATCCGTGTCATTGTCCAGTTGCACAAGCTGCG ACACCTGGACATCTCCCGAGACCGCCTCTCCAGCTACTACAAGTTCAAGCTGACCCGCAAGGTGCTGAGCCTCTTTGTGCAGAAGCTGGGAAACTTGATGTCCCTGGACATCTCCGGCCACATGATCCTGGAGAACTGCAGCATCTCCAAGATGGACGAGGATGCAGGACAGACCAG CATCGAGCCTTCCAAGAGCAGCATCATGCCGTTCCGGGCTCTGAAGAGGCCACTGCAGTTCCTTGGGCTCTTCGAGACCTCCCTGTGCCGCCTCACGCACATTCCGGCCTACAAa GTGAGTGGTGACAAAAACGAGGAACAGGTGCTGAACGCCATCGAGGCCTACACAGAGCACAGGCCGGAGATCACCTCACGGGCCATCAACCTGCTTTTCGACATCGCACGCATTGAACGCTGCAACCAGCTTCTGCGGGCCCTGAAG CTGGTCATCACGGCCCTCAAGTGCCACAAGTATGACAAGAACATTCAGGTGACGGGCAGCGCTGCCCTCTTCTACCTGACCAATTCCGAGTATCGCTCAGAGCAGAGCATCAAGCTGCGCCGGCAGGTCATCCAGGTGGTGCTGAATGGCATGGAATCCTACCAGGAGGTGACG GTCCAGCGGAACTGCTGCCTGACCCTCTGCAACTTCAGCATCCCTGAGGAGCTGGAGTTCCAGTACCGCCGAGTCAACGAGCTCCTGCTCAGCATCCTCAACCCCACACGGCAGGACGAGTCGATCCAGCGCATCGCCGTGCACCTGTGCAACGCCCTGGTCTGCCAG ACCATGCTGAAGCTGATTCAGAAGAAGCTGCTGGACAAGATA TGTGATCAGGTGATGGAGTTCTCCTGGAGTGCCCTGTGGAACATCACGGACGAGACTCCCGACAACTGCGAGATGTTCCTTAACTTCAACGGCATGAAGCTCTTCCTGGACTGCCTGAAG GAGTTCCCAGAGAAGCAGGAGCTGCATCGGAATATGCTAGGACTCTTGGGGAATGTGGCAGAGGTGAAGGAGCTACGGCCCCAGCTAATGACTTCCCAATTCATCAGCGTCTTCAG CAACCTGCTGGAGAGCAAGGCCGATGGGATTGAGGTTTCCTACAATGCCTGTGGCGTCCTCTCCCACATCATGTTTGATGGCCCTGAGGCCTGGGGCATCTGTGAACCCCAgcgggaggaggtggaggagcgCATGTGGGCAGCCATCCAGAGCTGGGACATCAACTCACGGAGAAATATCAATTACAg GTCATTTGAGCCAATTCTTCGCCTCCTTCCCCAGGGCATCTCACCTGTCAGCCAGCACTGGGCCACCTGGGCCCTGTACAACCTGGTGTCTGTCTACC CGGACAAGTACTGCCCCCTGCTGATCAAAGAAGGTGGGATGCCCCTCCTGAGGGACATGATCAAGATGGCAACCGCGCGGCAGGAGACCAAGGAAATGGCCCG CAAGGTGATTGAGCACTGCAGTAACTTTAAAGAGGAGAACATGGACACGTCCAGATAG